From Bermanella sp. WJH001:
AAAACCACCTTCAGGGGGAATGCAGTTCATATTGCCAGCAATTGGCTCAACGATGACACAGGCAATCTCATTGCCCATTTGTGCAAAACATTCACGAACACTATCTAAATCGTTGTGAGTTAAAGTGATGGTCAAATCGGCAACGGCTTTAGGTACACCAGGTGAACTTGGTACACCAAGGGTTAATAAACCTGAGCCTGCTTTTACTAATAATGAATCAGCATGACCGTGGTAACAGCCTTCAAATTTCACCATTTTATCGCGGCCCGTATAACCACGGGCTAAACGAATGGCGCTCATGGTGGCTTCGGTGCCGCTGGATACCATGCGAACCATGTCCATGCTCGGGTAGATTTCACAAACCTTATCCGCCATTTCAATTTCAATTTCAGTAGGTGCACCAAAACTTAAGCCGTTCACTAATTGTTTTTGCACCGCTTCGATTACTTGTGGTGCCCCGTGGCCTAAAATTAATGGGCCCCAAGAGTTTACAAAATCAATGTAACGGTTGCCGTCGGCATCAAATAAATACGCGCCTTCGCCCTTTTGGAAAAAGATTGGATTGCCGCCCACGCCATTAAAGGCACGAACTGGAGAGTTTACCCCTCCTGGAATATGGGTTTGTGCTTGCGCAAAAAGAGATTCTGAACGTGAAATATCCATAGAAAAACCTACTACTTATCATTAAAAAGGGCGAACCACAGCGAGAATAACCACTGCAATTAGAATGAGTACGGGTGCTTCGTTAAAAAAGCGGTAAAAAATATGGCTCTTGGTATTGATGTCATCACGAAACTGTTTGAGTAAATATCCACAGTAGTGATGATAACCAATCAGTAAGACCACCAAAGTCAATTTTGCATGGACCCAGCCTTGGCTAAAATAATAACTAGGGTTAAGAGCCAGTAGC
This genomic window contains:
- the hemL gene encoding glutamate-1-semialdehyde 2,1-aminomutase, whose protein sequence is MSRSESLFAQAQTHIPGGVNSPVRAFNGVGGNPIFFQKGEGAYLFDADGNRYIDFVNSWGPLILGHGAPQVIEAVQKQLVNGLSFGAPTEIEIEMADKVCEIYPSMDMVRMVSSGTEATMSAIRLARGYTGRDKMVKFEGCYHGHADSLLVKAGSGLLTLGVPSSPGVPKAVADLTITLTHNDLDSVRECFAQMGNEIACVIVEPIAGNMNCIPPEGGFLQGLRELCDVHGIVLIFDEVMCGFRAAKGGAQEVYGVVPDMTTLGKVIGGGMPVGAFGGKKEIMSHLAPLGPVYQAGTLSGNPIAMAAGLAMLNAISQPGFYDNLTSKTQTLCSGLENLAQKHGIPLSTNQVGSMFGFFFSEEKNIRRFAQVQKCDQERFKKFYHGMLNEGVYLAPSAFEAGFMCAAISDDDIQFTLSAADKVFASL
- the hemJ gene encoding protoporphyrinogen oxidase HemJ — its product is MLWLKAFHIIAVVCWFAALFYLPRLFVYHAMSEDETSKERFKVMERKLYRGIMTPSMIAVVILGAWLLALNPSYYFSQGWVHAKLTLVVLLIGYHHYCGYLLKQFRDDINTKSHIFYRFFNEAPVLILIAVVILAVVRPF